Proteins encoded within one genomic window of Candidatus Sysuiplasma jiujiangense:
- the rpl7ae gene encoding 50S ribosomal protein L7Ae, giving the protein MAKPIYVRFEVPAELSEKVYQIVELSREGGKLRKGTNEVTKVIERGETSLIVMAEDVDPPEILAHLPLLCEEKNIPYAYVPKKAELGTAAGLDKPTASVAIVDPGKAKQMVDAVTEELRKLKK; this is encoded by the coding sequence ATGGCAAAGCCAATTTATGTAAGATTTGAGGTACCGGCCGAACTTTCTGAAAAGGTTTATCAGATCGTGGAACTGTCGAGAGAGGGCGGGAAGCTCAGGAAAGGGACGAATGAGGTGACAAAGGTCATCGAACGCGGCGAAACGAGCCTCATAGTGATGGCGGAAGACGTGGATCCGCCTGAAATACTCGCCCATCTTCCCCTCCTGTGCGAAGAAAAGAATATTCCCTATGCCTATGTCCCCAAGAAGGCGGAACTCGGCACTGCAGCAGGTCTCGACAAGCCCACCGCTTCTGTCGCAATTGTGGATCCCGGAAAGGCAAAGCAGATGGTCGATGCGGTGACTGAAGAACTCAGGAAACTGAAGAAATAG
- a CDS encoding DNA topoisomerase VI subunit B has product MCTVQSRSDGMATIAEEMARKQKEISVSEFFERNRQILGFDSTVKALIVAVKEAVDNSLDACEEAMVLPEIYVSISRLNQNEYRVSVTDNGPGVVRTQIPNVFGRLLYGSRFHAIRQSRGQQGIGISAVVMYSQLTTGQATHIRSKISESDVANDIDLTIDTKKNKPVVLREDHLIWEEDGKRVEHGTELEFSMVGRYVTGKQSVMEYLRSTAVVNPHALITYRDPEGRVFRFERATQTMPPKAVEIQPHPYGLEIGTLINMLAYTQEKRLSSFLRNEFSRISDRVAKEICEKSMISQERRPKDITLEQAKALLNAISQTRIMAPQTDCLSPIGESLIKRGLKNVLGSLRPEFYAQPVTRLPAVYGGNPFQVEVGIVYGGELPPDQPVSIMRYANRVPLLYQQGACAITQAIENVDWRRYGLEQRGGTGIPYGPAVVLVHVLSTKVPFTSESKEAVAAIPEIMQEIDLALKICARNLKSHLNKKETKSKAAVKFDIVTEIIPKIAEKTSAVLGKPVPDISKTITKIMNVIYVEDSVEYDARKKIATGSIRIRNYTSKKQSLKLHALVPSVNIDIKSIVPQPTEITEDGKISWEIAKLQTLETIEISLPIRDVEREDYTENEIYVSEINPAMVIGAEPLPGDWGIKTFEFEEEKEDSGDADYDEEGGELSEE; this is encoded by the coding sequence ATGTGCACCGTGCAGTCAAGGTCGGATGGGATGGCTACAATCGCAGAGGAAATGGCCAGAAAACAGAAGGAAATTTCTGTTTCTGAATTCTTTGAGAGAAACAGGCAGATACTTGGTTTCGACTCCACAGTCAAGGCACTCATTGTCGCTGTCAAGGAGGCGGTAGACAACTCGCTTGACGCTTGCGAAGAGGCAATGGTACTGCCTGAAATCTACGTTTCGATATCGCGCCTGAATCAGAACGAATACAGGGTTTCGGTGACGGACAACGGACCCGGTGTTGTGAGAACTCAGATTCCAAATGTTTTTGGCCGGCTCCTCTACGGCTCGAGATTCCATGCCATCAGGCAGTCGCGTGGACAGCAGGGCATAGGCATTTCCGCTGTCGTGATGTATTCGCAGCTGACGACGGGCCAGGCGACGCACATACGTTCAAAAATATCCGAATCGGACGTTGCCAATGATATTGATCTGACTATAGATACAAAGAAGAACAAGCCAGTAGTCTTGAGGGAAGACCATCTGATCTGGGAGGAGGATGGAAAAAGGGTGGAACACGGCACGGAACTGGAATTTTCGATGGTGGGAAGGTATGTCACCGGAAAACAGTCCGTAATGGAATATCTGCGAAGCACTGCAGTCGTAAACCCGCATGCACTGATCACCTACAGAGATCCCGAAGGCAGGGTATTCAGGTTTGAGCGCGCAACACAGACGATGCCCCCAAAAGCAGTTGAGATACAGCCGCACCCCTACGGTCTGGAAATCGGCACGCTGATCAACATGCTGGCTTACACCCAGGAGAAGAGGCTGTCCTCCTTCCTGCGGAATGAATTTTCACGCATCAGCGACAGGGTTGCGAAGGAAATATGCGAAAAGTCGATGATATCCCAGGAAAGAAGGCCGAAGGATATCACTCTGGAACAGGCAAAGGCTCTTCTGAACGCCATTTCTCAGACCAGGATAATGGCTCCACAGACAGACTGTCTGAGTCCGATTGGCGAATCCCTTATAAAGAGAGGACTGAAGAATGTACTCGGCAGCCTCAGACCGGAGTTTTATGCACAACCGGTCACCAGGTTGCCGGCAGTCTACGGCGGAAACCCGTTTCAGGTGGAAGTAGGAATAGTTTACGGGGGGGAACTCCCCCCGGATCAGCCGGTGTCAATAATGCGCTATGCCAACCGCGTTCCGCTGCTCTATCAGCAGGGAGCATGCGCGATTACCCAGGCTATTGAGAATGTTGACTGGCGGAGGTACGGCCTTGAGCAGAGGGGAGGGACAGGAATACCGTACGGCCCCGCTGTTGTTCTCGTCCATGTCCTTTCGACGAAGGTGCCTTTCACATCGGAATCCAAGGAAGCGGTCGCGGCCATTCCGGAGATAATGCAGGAGATAGATCTTGCGCTGAAAATATGCGCAAGGAACCTGAAATCGCATCTGAATAAGAAGGAGACAAAAAGCAAGGCGGCGGTCAAATTCGACATAGTCACTGAAATAATACCCAAGATTGCGGAAAAGACCTCGGCCGTGCTCGGGAAGCCTGTTCCGGATATATCCAAGACCATTACCAAGATAATGAATGTCATTTATGTCGAGGACTCGGTCGAATACGATGCCAGGAAGAAGATTGCAACCGGTTCCATCAGGATAAGAAACTATACCTCGAAGAAGCAGAGCCTGAAGCTGCATGCACTGGTCCCTTCAGTCAACATCGACATAAAGTCCATAGTTCCGCAGCCCACCGAGATAACTGAGGACGGGAAAATCAGCTGGGAAATTGCAAAGCTTCAGACACTTGAGACAATTGAGATAAGTCTTCCGATCAGGGATGTTGAAAGGGAAGACTATACGGAGAATGAGATATACGTGAGCGAAATAAATCCGGCGATGGTGATAGGAGCCGAGCCCCTGCCGGGCGACTGGGGGATCAAGACATTCGAATTCGAAGAGGAAAAGGAGGATTCAGGCGATGCCGACTACGATGAGGAGGGAGGGGAGCTGAGTGAAGAGTGA
- a CDS encoding zinc-ribbon domain-containing protein produces the protein MENVPHSGEGHKGLYGSFAAELSKLKGKRSGILLSIVMTIAFTAVMLFIAPFFILTYLLIPVVAFALPYYMGNRRIRNILALGLLFLLVVALMTDVSYSNVIYSTHGVVESGAISSTAPSFQGGNVTPYLGGSNTLFRFNAHVLSAVNNSSSNQIRLVVLKLSGLGVYLNSSMVPVSNTPSVGGKVLTAYVYNTTLSPDYVYIYYFEENYSGSWIKTSVSTVSTASPAATYLALMSSGIIISDSVGTFIFVGIFYFGLVFVFLLIRQNNRRKDAILAMKSKSQPADRSVAAKAGVAGRHSGAKAYKSPEKTVKKEKWVCSSCGAEIPPDAEVCSNCGEKFD, from the coding sequence ATGGAAAACGTGCCGCATTCCGGCGAAGGCCACAAGGGGCTCTATGGCAGCTTCGCCGCTGAACTCAGCAAACTGAAAGGAAAGAGGTCCGGCATACTGCTTTCGATTGTAATGACAATCGCGTTCACTGCGGTAATGCTGTTCATCGCTCCGTTTTTCATACTCACTTACCTGCTGATCCCTGTTGTTGCGTTCGCTCTTCCCTACTACATGGGCAACAGGAGGATACGCAACATACTCGCTCTGGGCCTTCTCTTTCTGCTCGTTGTGGCGCTGATGACAGATGTCAGCTACTCCAATGTCATCTATTCAACGCACGGTGTAGTGGAAAGCGGTGCCATTTCATCAACAGCCCCATCATTTCAGGGGGGAAACGTGACGCCATATCTGGGAGGTTCCAATACACTTTTCAGATTCAATGCCCATGTTCTGTCTGCAGTGAATAATTCTTCTTCAAATCAGATTCGTCTGGTTGTTTTGAAACTTTCGGGGCTGGGCGTATATCTCAATTCCAGCATGGTTCCGGTGTCAAATACGCCATCAGTCGGAGGCAAGGTGCTCACAGCGTACGTTTACAATACAACACTTTCACCGGATTACGTATACATATACTATTTCGAAGAAAATTATTCAGGGTCATGGATCAAAACGTCCGTTTCCACAGTATCCACCGCATCACCCGCAGCCACATACCTGGCACTCATGTCTTCAGGCATAATAATTTCGGACAGCGTCGGCACATTTATTTTTGTAGGTATTTTCTATTTTGGACTGGTTTTTGTGTTTCTGCTGATAAGGCAGAACAACAGAAGGAAGGACGCTATTCTCGCAATGAAGAGCAAATCGCAGCCTGCTGACAGGAGCGTTGCGGCGAAAGCCGGCGTCGCGGGGCGGCACAGTGGAGCAAAAGCATACAAATCTCCGGAAAAAACGGTCAAGAAGGAGAAGTGGGTCTGCAGCTCCTGCGGTGCCGAAATCCCCCCCGATGCCGAGGTTTGCAGCAACTGCGGCGAGAAATTCGACTGA
- the lysA gene encoding diaminopimelate decarboxylase, with amino-acid sequence MESYDGLYMFSPPQHHLTNRQGMLFIDGVSAAEITREFGTPVYVTSEARIRENYRRLHSAFDTVKKEFKINYAVKANSNLSIMKVLKEEGAGADCASPAEIYFAGLAGFGRESTMYSGNYNSDAELQTALDSGVIINLDDGPLLRRLMNFGKPELISFRINPGTGKGRYAGITTAGSEAKFGMMEREALAAYREAKLAGISRFGMHMMTGSNVLEADYFSLVTGKLMDIASKISRELGISFEFIDIGGGLGVPYEPGENELDIKKVARGVVDVFDRALSSCRGLGNPTLIIEPGRYLVADSTVLLSTVTYVKHSGRTFIGCDGGMNVLLRPALYGAYHEILVANKMDSPLTERVNITGQICENTDVMAKDRKICHVEAGDVLAIMNAGAYGFSMASRYNGRPLPSEVMISNGRARLIRKREDNTDMLRTQEISPRDL; translated from the coding sequence TTGGAGTCATATGACGGCCTGTATATGTTTTCACCACCTCAGCACCATCTGACCAACAGGCAGGGAATGCTGTTCATCGATGGGGTTAGTGCAGCCGAAATTACCCGCGAGTTTGGCACACCCGTATATGTAACCTCGGAGGCAAGGATAAGGGAAAATTACAGGCGGCTGCACAGTGCATTTGACACGGTGAAGAAGGAATTCAAGATCAACTATGCCGTCAAGGCAAACAGCAATCTCAGCATAATGAAAGTCTTAAAGGAGGAGGGCGCGGGCGCGGACTGCGCCTCACCCGCGGAGATATATTTCGCCGGGCTGGCTGGCTTCGGCAGGGAAAGCACAATGTACAGCGGCAATTACAATTCAGATGCTGAACTGCAAACGGCTCTGGATTCTGGTGTCATCATAAACCTTGACGATGGGCCCCTGCTCCGGCGGCTTATGAATTTCGGAAAGCCGGAACTCATTTCATTCAGAATCAATCCCGGAACAGGGAAGGGCAGGTATGCGGGCATAACAACGGCTGGTTCTGAGGCAAAATTCGGCATGATGGAAAGGGAGGCACTTGCCGCATACAGGGAGGCCAAGCTTGCGGGCATAAGCAGGTTCGGCATGCATATGATGACCGGCTCGAATGTGCTGGAAGCGGATTATTTCAGTCTTGTCACGGGAAAGTTGATGGATATCGCCTCAAAGATATCCAGGGAACTTGGAATCTCCTTTGAATTTATAGATATAGGAGGTGGCCTGGGTGTTCCTTATGAACCGGGGGAAAATGAACTCGACATAAAGAAGGTTGCGCGTGGTGTCGTCGATGTATTCGACAGGGCACTTTCATCCTGCAGGGGCCTCGGCAATCCGACGCTGATTATTGAGCCGGGAAGATATCTGGTAGCCGATTCCACTGTTCTCCTTTCCACAGTTACATACGTCAAACACTCGGGGAGAACCTTTATCGGCTGCGACGGCGGAATGAACGTGCTGCTCAGACCAGCGTTGTACGGCGCCTATCATGAGATACTTGTCGCCAATAAAATGGATTCTCCCCTGACTGAAAGGGTGAACATAACAGGCCAGATATGTGAAAATACGGATGTGATGGCAAAGGACAGGAAAATCTGCCATGTGGAAGCAGGGGATGTTCTCGCAATAATGAATGCCGGAGCGTACGGATTTTCAATGGCGAGCAGGTATAACGGCAGGCCGCTCCCCTCTGAGGTAATGATTTCGAACGGCAGGGCGAGGCTCATCAGGAAAAGGGAGGACAATACTGACATGCTTCGAACGCAGGAAATTTCACCCCGCGATTTGTGA
- a CDS encoding GNAT family N-acetyltransferase, with the protein MPEGTKNFRIESIGEGSIAILLRHREAMWREIGDYTEEQINKSQTNYERWLLKRLISGEVVAFAAVDGTGNILGSGSLWFQDSRPTPHNPEGTIAYLMSMYVEPQNRRNGVASALLGEAIEFTRKSGCRRMVLHASRFGRGLYERAGFIETNEMKLDI; encoded by the coding sequence ATGCCGGAAGGAACCAAAAATTTCAGGATTGAAAGTATCGGGGAAGGTTCCATCGCCATACTCCTTAGGCACAGGGAGGCCATGTGGAGAGAAATAGGCGACTACACAGAAGAACAGATAAACAAATCACAGACAAACTACGAAAGATGGCTTTTGAAGAGGCTGATTTCGGGCGAAGTCGTTGCATTTGCCGCAGTAGACGGAACAGGAAACATTTTGGGCAGCGGGTCCCTGTGGTTCCAAGATTCAAGACCGACACCCCACAATCCTGAAGGCACCATAGCTTATCTCATGTCCATGTACGTCGAACCGCAGAACAGGAGAAACGGCGTTGCCTCCGCCTTACTAGGAGAGGCGATAGAATTCACGCGAAAAAGCGGATGCAGGCGAATGGTGCTGCACGCCTCAAGGTTTGGCAGAGGACTGTACGAAAGAGCCGGCTTCATAGAGACAAACGAGATGAAACTGGACATCTAA
- the hisS gene encoding histidine--tRNA ligase, with translation MIQRLRGTRDFTPEEMTKRRTLEALLRKISAEYGFREIQTPVMESSELFVLKSGPGILEEMYSFEDKGGRQISLRPELTAPIIRFFVNELSNYPLPLKIFCISDVFRYEEPQSGRYREFAQYDVETIGSDTPEADAELLILANDLCTRLGLKNIKIRIGHVGIIREKLDLAGVPKERQADFLRLIDKKKKEEALKLLLTLGTDASKSRELIELCETTGNGEILGKLGGMNAEYLRKVISFLEATGTVSYEIDLGVVRGLDYYTGIVFEIDANDLGAEKQICGGGSYELSRLFGGNAVPSTGFAFGFDRLILAREKAGWKYDLDSVDCFVLAVSSVEKIEMLKIATALRKKGISTEMDLMGRNISKGLKYASSRHARFTVMVGNKELTSGKLTVRDMETGKQEEVPAESVAEYLLNRTRA, from the coding sequence ATGATCCAGCGTCTCAGGGGAACCAGAGATTTTACGCCTGAGGAGATGACAAAGAGAAGGACTCTGGAGGCTCTCCTCAGAAAAATTTCAGCGGAATACGGTTTCAGGGAGATACAGACGCCTGTTATGGAAAGCTCTGAACTTTTCGTGCTGAAGTCAGGGCCGGGTATATTGGAAGAGATGTACTCATTCGAGGACAAAGGCGGAAGGCAGATATCCCTGAGGCCTGAGCTGACCGCGCCGATTATCAGATTTTTTGTCAACGAACTGTCCAACTACCCTCTGCCGCTCAAGATATTCTGTATTTCGGATGTCTTCAGGTATGAGGAACCGCAGAGCGGAAGATACAGGGAATTTGCTCAGTACGACGTGGAAACAATCGGATCTGATACGCCGGAAGCGGATGCAGAACTCCTCATCCTGGCGAATGATCTGTGCACCAGACTTGGTCTCAAAAACATAAAGATCAGGATAGGACATGTCGGAATTATAAGGGAAAAACTCGATCTTGCAGGGGTTCCGAAGGAAAGGCAGGCGGATTTTCTCCGGCTTATTGACAAGAAGAAAAAGGAAGAGGCATTGAAGCTGCTTCTGACCCTCGGAACAGATGCCTCAAAATCCAGGGAGCTGATCGAATTGTGTGAAACCACGGGAAACGGCGAAATACTCGGAAAGCTGGGCGGCATGAATGCCGAATATCTGCGAAAGGTGATCTCATTCCTGGAGGCAACAGGCACCGTTTCCTACGAGATAGATTTGGGCGTCGTAAGGGGCCTCGACTACTACACGGGAATCGTGTTCGAGATTGACGCCAATGATCTTGGGGCCGAAAAGCAGATCTGCGGCGGCGGTTCCTATGAACTGTCACGCCTCTTTGGCGGGAATGCAGTTCCCTCGACGGGGTTCGCGTTTGGTTTCGACAGACTTATCCTTGCAAGAGAAAAGGCCGGCTGGAAATATGACCTGGATTCTGTGGACTGTTTTGTGCTTGCTGTTTCCAGCGTAGAGAAGATCGAGATGCTGAAAATTGCAACGGCGCTCAGGAAAAAAGGCATCAGCACGGAGATGGATTTGATGGGTAGAAACATCAGCAAGGGCCTGAAATATGCTTCTTCAAGACATGCGAGATTTACAGTCATGGTTGGAAACAAGGAATTAACGTCCGGGAAACTGACAGTGCGTGACATGGAGACGGGAAAACAGGAAGAAGTCCCTGCAGAGTCAGTTGCGGAGTACCTGTTGAACAGGACACGGGCCTAG
- a CDS encoding DMT family transporter, with translation MNARIFAGSSLAVMAAFFWSTYYIFLHMIGGADAFTVFIYPSLVGGFLFVLYGFMSEGNISLPGRRADLLIPALGYLFSQIVIIFSARINGGVLTSTFVLVGDAILSPLIIFALGRNRFIPRFSLFIPGLLVLVISAFVLSAYGGRFAVHSLAGLVLIVADPILISLFYVYLNGRIMIDGMARILAPTFLVASLISLPVFLFLYPVFYIGIPDPIELLVLVVIGVTSMFGGYFLFFAASKISGFTLSSILMSMIPVFTLLLSAAFISIPLTFSSVLLVFLAVFGASLCTLSFSEGRSSETADSGS, from the coding sequence ATGAATGCCAGAATATTCGCAGGATCGTCGCTTGCGGTCATGGCGGCATTTTTCTGGTCAACATACTATATTTTTCTTCATATGATCGGCGGCGCTGACGCGTTTACCGTTTTCATATATCCGTCTCTTGTAGGCGGTTTTCTCTTTGTGCTGTACGGTTTTATGTCTGAGGGAAATATCAGTCTGCCAGGAAGAAGGGCAGACTTGCTGATCCCGGCATTGGGATATCTCTTTTCTCAAATCGTAATTATATTTTCAGCCAGGATCAACGGCGGGGTCCTGACTTCCACATTTGTCCTTGTCGGCGATGCCATACTGTCGCCTCTTATCATTTTCGCACTGGGCAGAAACAGGTTCATACCCAGATTCTCCCTTTTTATACCAGGTCTGCTGGTTCTTGTTATTTCGGCGTTCGTGCTTTCTGCTTATGGAGGAAGATTTGCAGTCCATTCACTAGCGGGCCTGGTGCTGATTGTAGCGGATCCGATTCTGATATCCCTTTTCTATGTATACCTGAACGGCAGAATAATGATTGATGGGATGGCACGCATACTCGCTCCCACTTTTCTTGTTGCATCGCTTATTTCTCTTCCGGTCTTCCTGTTTCTTTATCCAGTTTTTTACATCGGCATCCCTGACCCCATCGAACTCCTCGTTCTCGTTGTAATCGGGGTGACATCAATGTTCGGCGGCTACTTTCTGTTCTTTGCCGCTTCCAAAATTTCCGGATTCACTCTCTCCTCCATTCTGATGTCTATGATACCTGTGTTCACGCTGCTGCTGAGCGCTGCGTTCATCTCGATACCACTCACCTTCTCGTCGGTGTTACTTGTGTTTCTTGCTGTTTTCGGGGCTTCCCTGTGCACCCTTTCCTTCAGCGAAGGCAGGAGCAGCGAGACTGCAGACAGTGGCAGCTGA
- the rnhC gene encoding ribonuclease HIII, translating into MEAVGFITGLGFAVSRQPYVTVLRREGITVSVYSTGTVICELGPDQYSKTLKHYFENFRFDYTAYADASLGLRLRDSWIGTDEAGKGDYFGPLVVAGVCVDAEMAAMLFRSGVTDSKRLANSEIEKMAKVIETLIPRNRVEVVSISPETFNRMYDRMQNMNDVLIWAHSKVILNLSGKNKCRTAVVDRFFPESRAGELQSSAGGIEIIPLAHGEREIAVAAASIVASAAFTRKLLQLQGVAGIKLPSGAGSEARSLFNSILLEKGTEFLRKVGKTSFRS; encoded by the coding sequence TTGGAAGCGGTTGGGTTCATCACAGGTCTCGGTTTCGCCGTGTCGCGGCAACCCTACGTGACGGTGCTAAGGAGAGAAGGAATCACTGTCTCCGTTTATTCGACGGGCACGGTGATATGTGAGCTCGGTCCGGATCAGTATTCCAAAACACTGAAGCATTATTTTGAAAACTTCAGGTTTGATTACACCGCGTACGCGGATGCTTCTCTGGGTCTCAGGCTCCGGGACAGCTGGATCGGCACCGATGAGGCGGGAAAGGGGGATTATTTCGGTCCGCTGGTTGTCGCGGGTGTCTGCGTGGACGCAGAAATGGCCGCAATGCTGTTCAGATCCGGCGTGACCGACTCAAAAAGACTCGCAAATTCAGAAATAGAGAAAATGGCAAAGGTGATAGAAACACTGATTCCACGGAATAGAGTAGAAGTCGTATCGATTTCGCCTGAAACATTCAACAGAATGTATGACAGAATGCAGAACATGAACGATGTCCTCATATGGGCGCACAGTAAGGTAATACTGAATCTTTCAGGGAAGAACAAATGCAGAACTGCTGTGGTGGACAGGTTCTTTCCGGAGTCGAGGGCAGGCGAATTGCAATCGTCCGCCGGTGGAATTGAAATTATCCCTCTTGCGCACGGAGAAAGGGAAATTGCCGTAGCTGCAGCATCCATTGTTGCGTCGGCTGCCTTTACCAGGAAGCTTCTCCAGCTTCAAGGTGTCGCAGGCATCAAACTGCCTTCAGGAGCAGGCAGCGAGGCACGCTCGCTGTTCAATTCAATACTCCTTGAGAAGGGGACTGAGTTTCTCCGCAAAGTAGGAAAAACGAGCTTCAGGAGCTGA
- a CDS encoding anion permease translates to MSGGIPETIALGVFIFTYALISFNRRGKSRVELPAAALIGGALMLIFGIVRPSAALAGINWNTIILILGMMLIAAAMDATGFFVWVASIVSRSRSPAKLLVVVCAVTALLSALILNDAVVLIFSPVVILTARRMGVNPVPYLIMEAMSANIGSAATEVGNPQNAYIASVSTVPFHTFTILALPPTVLSLVAAIIIALFIGKVHFSNSDFSAKDRTEGEIVIRKGPIEFMLLLVSAVFAGFYASSFTHFPIAMTALIGGIVSLVAVPFMSDATNQQILQKVDWGIILFFIGLFILISGVQSSGLLSTIVGYFQNASGGSAGTVAGMTVLTAILSNLTSNVPAVLLLAPVVQNIAPTTRMWLTLALSSTFAGNATIIGAAANVIVARAASKQGIHISLSEFAKYGIPITLVSLLLTVAALSF, encoded by the coding sequence ATGTCAGGCGGGATTCCGGAAACTATTGCGCTCGGCGTTTTCATCTTCACATATGCGCTGATATCGTTCAACCGCAGGGGGAAAAGCCGGGTAGAACTCCCTGCTGCCGCGCTGATCGGTGGTGCGCTTATGCTCATTTTCGGCATTGTCAGACCTTCCGCCGCGCTGGCCGGCATCAACTGGAACACCATAATTCTCATACTTGGAATGATGCTCATTGCTGCGGCAATGGATGCCACAGGATTCTTCGTCTGGGTTGCCTCCATTGTCTCCAGGTCGAGGAGTCCCGCGAAACTGCTTGTCGTCGTCTGCGCCGTGACTGCGCTCCTATCCGCACTGATACTGAATGATGCTGTCGTTTTAATATTCAGCCCTGTCGTCATACTCACTGCCAGAAGGATGGGCGTGAACCCCGTGCCTTACCTTATAATGGAGGCGATGAGTGCAAATATAGGCAGTGCCGCTACGGAAGTTGGCAATCCGCAGAATGCGTACATAGCAAGCGTTTCGACCGTGCCGTTTCACACCTTTACGATCCTTGCTCTTCCTCCAACCGTTCTTTCTCTTGTTGCCGCGATCATTATCGCACTTTTCATCGGAAAGGTTCACTTCAGCAATTCGGATTTTTCAGCGAAAGACAGGACTGAAGGTGAAATTGTCATCCGCAAGGGACCAATCGAATTTATGCTTCTGTTAGTCTCGGCTGTGTTCGCTGGATTCTACGCATCATCATTTACGCACTTTCCCATTGCAATGACTGCGCTGATTGGCGGAATAGTCTCACTTGTTGCAGTACCCTTCATGTCTGATGCCACGAACCAGCAGATACTGCAGAAGGTTGACTGGGGCATCATACTCTTCTTCATTGGATTGTTCATACTGATTTCCGGCGTCCAGTCGTCCGGCCTGCTGTCAACGATAGTTGGGTATTTCCAGAATGCATCCGGTGGCTCCGCGGGCACAGTTGCCGGGATGACAGTGCTCACGGCGATACTTTCAAACCTGACGAGCAATGTTCCCGCCGTTCTGCTTCTTGCTCCGGTCGTTCAGAACATCGCACCGACGACCAGGATGTGGCTGACGCTGGCTCTCAGCTCGACATTTGCCGGAAACGCAACGATTATCGGGGCGGCGGCCAACGTGATTGTGGCAAGGGCGGCGTCGAAGCAGGGAATTCATATCTCGCTTTCAGAATTTGCAAAGTACGGTATTCCGATAACACTCGTTTCACTTCTTCTCACGGTTGCGGCGCTGTCGTTTTAG
- a CDS encoding GTP-binding protein has translation MANVEEQIREVEEEIKNTSYNKKSQHHIGILKAKLARLRMDSEKRKSAGGSSEGYAVRKSGSATVALVGFPSVGKSTVLNRITNAQSEVADYAFTTLTVIPGLLEYKGAKIQVLDLPGLIKDASKGKGRGREVISVVRTADLIILMVDVFENNLSVLLDELYASGIRVNTSRPNISISRRSRGGVTASFTVRNTHLTERDVKSILGEFQIYNADVVIREDADDDRLIDALTDNRTYVRAFVCINKVDLAGEKFVGELIGRFSEFDPIAISAEKEIGLEDLKARIYNKLRFIRVYLKPPGREADMKEPLLIKGGSTIGEVCDSLHRDLRKKFRYALVWGPSSRFPGQTVGLDHDLEDGDILTIIARR, from the coding sequence ATGGCCAACGTAGAGGAGCAGATAAGGGAAGTCGAGGAGGAAATCAAGAATACCTCCTACAACAAAAAAAGCCAGCATCACATAGGCATACTCAAAGCAAAATTGGCCAGACTGAGAATGGACTCTGAAAAAAGGAAATCTGCCGGCGGCTCATCTGAAGGCTACGCAGTGAGGAAGAGTGGAAGCGCCACAGTCGCGCTGGTCGGCTTTCCCTCCGTAGGGAAGTCCACGGTGCTCAACAGAATTACCAATGCGCAGAGCGAGGTTGCTGACTATGCATTCACGACGCTGACTGTCATTCCAGGTCTGCTTGAATACAAAGGAGCAAAGATCCAGGTACTTGACCTTCCAGGACTGATCAAGGATGCGTCCAAGGGCAAGGGAAGGGGGAGGGAGGTTATTTCCGTTGTCAGAACGGCCGATCTCATTATTCTCATGGTAGATGTATTTGAAAACAACTTGTCCGTACTGCTCGATGAACTTTATGCGAGCGGCATCAGGGTCAACACGTCCAGGCCGAACATTTCCATAAGCAGGAGGAGCAGGGGCGGGGTGACGGCCAGCTTCACCGTCAGAAATACCCATCTGACGGAGAGGGACGTTAAATCGATTCTCGGTGAATTCCAGATTTATAATGCAGATGTCGTCATCAGGGAGGATGCGGATGACGACAGGCTCATTGATGCACTGACCGACAACAGGACATATGTCAGGGCGTTCGTCTGCATCAACAAAGTGGATCTCGCAGGCGAGAAGTTTGTGGGAGAACTCATCGGCAGATTTTCTGAATTCGATCCGATAGCAATCTCAGCTGAAAAGGAGATCGGTTTAGAAGACCTGAAAGCCAGAATATACAACAAGCTGCGTTTCATAAGAGTGTACCTGAAGCCGCCGGGAAGGGAGGCGGATATGAAGGAACCGCTCCTGATAAAGGGGGGCAGCACCATCGGTGAGGTATGCGACTCCCTTCACCGGGATCTCAGAAAAAAATTCAGATATGCGCTGGTATGGGGACCAAGCTCCAGATTTCCGGGTCAGACTGTTGGACTCGACCATGATCTGGAGGACGGAGACATACTGACGATAATCGCCCGCAGGTAG